The [Pseudomonas] carboxydohydrogena genome includes a window with the following:
- a CDS encoding LysE family translocator translates to MGEILASPLAGFALTALVIEMTPGPNMAYLAALSLSQGIRAGLAAVVGVALGLSVYGVAAALGLSAIIDNSPFLYEMLRWGGVAYLLWLAWEAWANEAETSPETADDLNARPWIAFRRGLITNLLNPKAAVFYVAVLPDFVQLGKGPVATQTLMLSAIYVGIATAIHLVIVLLAGRLQGVIATPDKRRTIRRTLALLLAAIAIWFAFSTAR, encoded by the coding sequence ATGGGCGAAATACTTGCCAGTCCGCTCGCGGGGTTTGCGCTGACCGCGCTCGTCATCGAGATGACGCCGGGGCCGAACATGGCCTACCTCGCGGCGCTGTCGTTGTCGCAGGGCATTCGCGCGGGACTTGCCGCCGTGGTCGGCGTCGCGCTCGGCCTTTCGGTCTATGGCGTGGCGGCGGCCCTCGGCCTCAGCGCCATCATCGATAATTCGCCGTTCCTCTACGAGATGCTGCGCTGGGGCGGAGTCGCCTATCTGTTATGGCTGGCGTGGGAAGCGTGGGCGAACGAAGCCGAGACCTCGCCCGAAACGGCAGACGACCTCAATGCACGGCCATGGATCGCCTTCCGCCGCGGTCTCATCACCAACCTGCTCAACCCCAAGGCGGCGGTATTTTATGTCGCGGTGCTGCCGGACTTCGTCCAGCTCGGCAAGGGCCCGGTCGCGACGCAGACCCTGATGCTGTCGGCGATCTATGTCGGCATCGCCACGGCCATCCATCTCGTGATCGTGCTTCTCGCCGGACGCCTGCAAGGCGTGATCGCCACACCGGACAAGCGCAGGACCATTCGCCGCACACTGGCGCTGCTTCTGGCTGCCATTGCGATCTGGTTCGCCTTCAGCACCGCCCGCTGA
- the polA gene encoding DNA polymerase I, translating to MAKSPAKSAAPRTPAGVKPPAKGDHVFLVDGSGYIFRAYHALPPLNRKSDGLQVNAVLGFCNMLWKLMRDMPPDNRPTHLAIVFDRSEVTFRNTIYPEYKAHRPPAPDDLIPQFALIREAVRAFDLPCLEQAGFEADDLIATYVRQACERGASATIVSSDKDLMQLVTDCVTMYDTMKDRRLGIPEVIEKFGVPPEKVVEVQALAGDSVDNVPGVPGIGIKTAAQLINEYGDLETLLARAGEIKQPKRRESLIEHAGKARISRELVLLDNNVKLDVPLDELAVHEPDSRKLIAFLKAMEFSTLTRRVAEYAQIDAADVRPDDHLKSANAPSPLPPSGEASARSTTGSDLFSSDDTPPSPARGGVSRVVTNGDSSPSSPQTLAAARTSQAATGKIERSKYQTIRTLDELNVWITRAHDLGHVAIDIKATSIDPMQAGICGIALALAPNEACYIPLGHKKSGGGDDLFASGLAEGQIETAQAFEALRRLLESNAVLKSGFDIKFTSVMLAQHKIALRTIDDVQLMSYALDAGRGAHDIESLSEQWLGHAAISHGDVIGSGRNKLSLDQVTIERATEYGAETADIVIRLWLLMKARLVAERMNNVYESLERPLVGVLARMERRGIMIDRQVLSRLSGDFAQTATRLEAEIREIAGEDINPGSPKQLGDVIFGKMGLPGGQKTKTGAWSTSASILEDLAEEGHVFPRKILDWRQVSKLKSTYTDALPTYVNPQTQRVHTTYALAATTTGRLSSNEPNLQNIPVRTEDGRKIRRAFIAEKGHKLVSADYSQIELRLLAEIADIPVLKQAFHDKLDIHAMTASEMFGVPVKDMPGEVRRRAKAINFGIIYGISAFGLANQLGIPREEAGAYIKKYFERFPGIRAYVDATRDFCREHGYVETLFGRKCHYPDIKASNPSLRAFNERAAINARLQGTAADIIRRAMIRMEDALTQKKLAARMLLQVHDELVFEVPDGKVDATIPVIREVMENAAFPAARLSVPLHVDARAAHNWDEAH from the coding sequence ATGGCAAAGTCCCCCGCAAAATCCGCCGCTCCGCGCACGCCCGCCGGGGTGAAGCCGCCCGCGAAGGGCGACCATGTGTTTCTGGTCGACGGCTCGGGTTACATCTTCCGCGCCTATCACGCGCTGCCGCCGCTGAATCGCAAATCGGACGGCTTGCAGGTCAACGCCGTGCTCGGCTTCTGCAACATGCTGTGGAAGCTGATGCGCGACATGCCGCCGGACAACCGGCCGACGCACCTCGCCATCGTGTTCGACAGGTCCGAGGTCACGTTCCGCAACACGATCTATCCCGAATACAAGGCACACCGTCCGCCCGCGCCGGACGATCTCATTCCGCAATTCGCGCTGATCCGCGAAGCGGTGCGCGCCTTCGACCTGCCCTGCCTCGAACAGGCGGGCTTCGAGGCCGACGACCTGATCGCGACCTATGTGCGGCAGGCCTGCGAGCGCGGCGCGAGCGCGACCATCGTCTCCTCCGACAAGGACCTGATGCAACTCGTGACCGATTGCGTCACGATGTACGACACCATGAAGGACCGCCGCCTCGGCATCCCCGAGGTGATCGAGAAGTTCGGCGTGCCGCCGGAGAAGGTGGTCGAGGTGCAGGCGCTGGCGGGCGATTCCGTCGACAATGTGCCGGGCGTGCCCGGCATCGGCATCAAGACCGCAGCCCAACTCATCAATGAATATGGCGACCTTGAAACGCTGCTCGCGCGCGCAGGCGAGATCAAGCAGCCGAAGCGGCGCGAGTCGCTGATCGAACATGCCGGGAAGGCGCGCATCTCCCGCGAACTCGTGCTGCTCGACAACAACGTGAAACTCGACGTTCCGCTCGACGAGCTTGCTGTGCACGAGCCGGATTCGCGCAAGCTGATCGCGTTCCTCAAGGCGATGGAATTCTCCACGCTGACGCGGCGCGTGGCCGAATACGCCCAGATCGACGCCGCCGATGTGCGTCCCGACGATCACCTGAAAAGCGCGAACGCACCTTCGCCTCTCCCGCCTTCGGGGGAAGCCAGCGCGCGCAGCACGACGGGTAGCGACCTTTTTTCCAGCGACGACACCCCGCCCTCCCCCGCGCGCGGGGGAGTGAGCAGGGTCGTGACCAATGGCGACAGCTCGCCTTCCTCGCCGCAGACCCTCGCGGCCGCCCGCACGTCGCAGGCCGCGACCGGCAAGATCGAGCGCAGCAAATATCAGACCATTCGCACGCTCGACGAACTGAACGTGTGGATCACGCGCGCCCACGATCTCGGCCATGTCGCCATCGACATCAAGGCGACCTCGATTGATCCGATGCAGGCCGGCATCTGCGGCATCGCGCTGGCGCTCGCGCCCAACGAAGCCTGCTACATTCCGCTCGGCCACAAGAAATCCGGCGGCGGCGACGATCTGTTCGCGAGCGGCCTTGCCGAGGGACAGATTGAGACCGCACAGGCGTTCGAGGCGCTGCGCAGGCTTCTCGAATCCAACGCGGTGCTGAAATCCGGCTTCGACATCAAGTTCACCTCCGTGATGCTGGCGCAGCACAAGATCGCGTTGCGCACCATCGACGACGTGCAACTGATGTCCTACGCGCTCGACGCCGGGCGCGGCGCGCACGACATCGAATCGCTGTCGGAGCAATGGCTCGGCCATGCGGCGATCAGCCATGGCGACGTGATCGGCAGCGGCCGCAACAAGCTCTCGCTCGATCAGGTGACGATCGAACGCGCCACCGAATATGGCGCGGAGACTGCCGACATCGTCATCCGGCTGTGGCTTTTGATGAAGGCGCGGCTCGTCGCCGAGCGCATGAACAACGTCTATGAATCGCTGGAACGGCCGCTGGTCGGTGTGCTGGCGCGGATGGAACGGCGCGGCATCATGATCGACAGGCAGGTGCTGTCGCGCCTGTCCGGCGATTTCGCGCAAACCGCGACGCGGCTCGAAGCCGAAATCCGCGAGATCGCGGGCGAGGACATCAACCCCGGCAGCCCCAAGCAACTCGGCGACGTGATCTTCGGCAAGATGGGTTTGCCCGGCGGCCAGAAGACGAAAACCGGCGCATGGTCGACCTCCGCCTCGATCCTCGAGGATCTCGCCGAGGAAGGTCACGTCTTCCCGCGCAAGATTCTCGACTGGCGTCAGGTCTCGAAACTGAAATCGACCTACACCGATGCGCTGCCGACTTACGTCAATCCGCAGACCCAGCGCGTCCACACCACCTACGCGCTCGCCGCCACCACCACGGGACGTCTGTCGTCGAACGAGCCAAATTTGCAGAACATCCCGGTGCGCACCGAGGACGGCCGCAAGATCCGCCGCGCCTTCATCGCCGAGAAAGGCCACAAGCTCGTCTCGGCCGATTATTCGCAGATCGAATTGCGACTGCTCGCCGAGATCGCCGATATTCCGGTGCTGAAGCAGGCATTCCACGACAAGCTCGACATTCACGCCATGACGGCGTCGGAAATGTTCGGCGTGCCGGTGAAGGACATGCCGGGGGAAGTGCGCCGCCGCGCCAAGGCGATCAATTTCGGCATCATCTACGGCATCTCGGCGTTCGGCCTCGCCAACCAGCTCGGCATTCCGCGCGAGGAAGCCGGCGCCTACATCAAGAAATATTTCGAACGCTTCCCCGGCATCCGCGCCTACGTGGACGCGACGCGCGATTTCTGCCGCGAGCACGGCTATGTCGAGACGCTGTTCGGGCGCAAATGCCATTACCCCGACATCAAGGCGAGCAATCCGTCGCTGCGCGCCTTCAACGAGCGCGCCGCGATCAACGCGCGTTTGCAAGGCACCGCCGCCGACATCATCCGCCGCGCCATGATCCGGATGGAGGACGCGCTGACGCAAAAGAAGCTCGCCGCGCGGATGCTGTTGCAGGTGCACGACGAGCTGGTGTTCGAGGTGCCGGACGGCAAGGTCGATGCGACCATTCCCGTCATCCGCGAGGTAATGGAGAATGCGGCGTTCCCCGCAGCGCGCCTGTCGGTGCCGCTGCATGTCGATGCCCGCGCCGCCCACAATTGGGACGAGGCGCACTAG